The segment GAGCCACTTGCAATAACGCGATCCAGCAACAAGGAGGAACAAAACATGCCAACCACGATCCAAGCGCCTCAGGCGAGCGCGCAACAAACCCCTCAGGGGCCCGAATTTTCCGACCGCGACCGGATCAACGATATGCTGGCGTACGAAAAATATTTGACGAACGGCTACAATACGGCTCTGTGCGAGATGCAAATGCCGAAGCTGCATCAGGATATTCAGGCCACGCTGAACGATGTTCACGAGCTGCAGGCGAAGATGTTCAACCTGATGTTCAACAAAGGCTGGTATAAGCTCCAAGCTGCCGATCCGCAGCAAATCTCGCAAAAGGCGCAGCAGTTCCAGGGATACAAATCGCAATTTCCGAGCCATTAAGCGGGGAAATAAGCCCGACGCGACCGGGGCTCTCCGAAGCCGGACGATGCATGCGGCTTGGGAGAAGTCCCTGTTCGGGCCGCGGCGACACCGCGGCGATCCGTCGGCGTTCCGCCGGCCTTTGGCCGCCCGCTCGCCGCTTCTCGCGTTGCTTCTCCATCGTTTCCCCCGTTGATTTTCCGTAATTTCTCCGT is part of the Paenibacillus thermoaerophilus genome and harbors:
- a CDS encoding spore coat protein produces the protein MPTTIQAPQASAQQTPQGPEFSDRDRINDMLAYEKYLTNGYNTALCEMQMPKLHQDIQATLNDVHELQAKMFNLMFNKGWYKLQAADPQQISQKAQQFQGYKSQFPSH